The following are encoded together in the Vibrio zhugei genome:
- the folB gene encoding dihydroneopterin aldolase, translating into MDKVFIDQLDVIATIGVYDWEQQIKQKLTLDIEMAHDNRPAGLSDNVADALDYASVSQAILQHVEGGAFLLVERVAEEIADLVMSQFNVPWIRVTVAKPKAVAQARSVGVVIERGHV; encoded by the coding sequence ATGGATAAAGTTTTTATCGACCAATTGGATGTCATTGCCACAATTGGTGTCTATGACTGGGAACAACAGATCAAACAGAAGTTAACGCTTGATATTGAAATGGCCCATGATAATCGCCCGGCTGGATTAAGCGATAATGTGGCGGATGCGTTGGATTACGCCTCGGTCAGTCAGGCCATTTTGCAGCATGTGGAAGGCGGCGCATTTTTGCTGGTCGAGAGGGTGGCTGAAGAGATCGCCGATTTGGTTATGTCGCAATTTAATGTGCCTTGGATCCGAGTGACCGTTGCGAAACCGAAAGCCGTTGCCCAAGCACGCAGTGTCGGAGTTGTGATTGAACGAGGACACGTATGA
- the folK gene encoding 2-amino-4-hydroxy-6-hydroxymethyldihydropteridine diphosphokinase, protein MITTYVGIGSNIDRYTHVEAAIQELSQLGTELNISTIYESLPIGFDGRPFFNLVAEFRTSLSLAELARQLRDIELRWGRSEQAQKNEDRTLDLDIVLYGDVCSTQKPELPRSDIYRFPFVIQPLFELCPELILPGDGRSIRQIWLQSDHLHLITPVETWFNITTIE, encoded by the coding sequence ATGATCACCACCTATGTTGGCATAGGCAGTAATATTGACCGCTACACCCATGTTGAGGCGGCAATACAAGAGCTCTCTCAATTGGGAACCGAGCTCAACATCTCGACCATTTATGAGTCGTTACCCATTGGGTTTGATGGCCGCCCTTTTTTTAATTTGGTGGCCGAGTTTAGAACATCGTTATCCTTAGCAGAGCTGGCTAGGCAGTTGCGTGACATAGAATTACGTTGGGGGCGATCGGAACAAGCGCAAAAAAATGAGGATCGCACGTTGGATCTCGACATTGTGCTTTATGGCGATGTTTGCTCTACGCAAAAACCTGAGCTTCCGCGTTCAGATATTTATCGCTTTCCTTTTGTTATTCAGCCTTTATTTGAATTGTGTCCGGAACTTATTCTGCCCGGTGACGGTCGTTCTATACGGCAGATCTGGTTACAGTCAGATCACTTACACCTCATCACACCAGTAGAAACTTGGTTTAATATAACAACGATAGAGTAA
- a CDS encoding undecaprenyl-diphosphate phosphatase, producing MDIIQSAILGLVEGVTEFLPISSTGHLIVVSEWLGLPQSDSNKAFEVIIQLSAILAVLTNYKERLHPKHIALWVKVFIAFLPIAAIGFLLKDEVKSLFTITVVPIMFIVGGVIFLWMEHYLKGREPTTHSLDTITYRQAMAIGIAQVFALIPGTSRAGSTIVGALLAGVNRTVSAEFSFLLALPVMVAAGGLELLENYKDFSHAQLTTLVVGFVVSYLSAWIVMKLFLAFLNRFTFNAFGIYRIIFGAALLLWLYA from the coding sequence ATGGATATAATTCAGAGTGCTATCCTCGGATTGGTTGAAGGCGTTACAGAGTTCCTTCCGATTTCGTCAACCGGACATTTGATTGTAGTCAGTGAGTGGCTAGGCTTACCACAAAGTGATAGTAATAAAGCATTTGAAGTGATCATTCAGTTATCGGCAATTTTAGCGGTACTGACCAATTATAAAGAACGTCTTCACCCCAAGCATATTGCGCTTTGGGTGAAAGTCTTTATTGCTTTTCTACCGATCGCAGCGATTGGTTTCCTGCTAAAAGATGAAGTGAAATCGCTGTTTACGATTACCGTTGTGCCTATCATGTTTATCGTCGGGGGGGTCATCTTCTTATGGATGGAACACTACCTCAAAGGTCGTGAACCGACGACGCATTCGTTAGATACGATTACTTATCGTCAAGCGATGGCCATTGGTATTGCGCAAGTGTTTGCGTTAATTCCGGGGACGAGCCGTGCGGGATCCACCATTGTTGGGGCGTTGCTGGCTGGCGTTAATCGTACAGTGAGTGCGGAATTTTCTTTCTTGTTAGCCTTACCTGTGATGGTCGCGGCGGGCGGCTTAGAGCTCTTGGAAAACTATAAAGATTTCTCTCACGCTCAATTAACTACCTTGGTCGTGGGGTTTGTGGTGAGTTATCTATCGGCTTGGATCGTAATGAAATTGTTCTTAGCCTTTTTGAATCGCTTTACCTTTAACGCTTTTGGTATTTATCGCATCATTTTTGGTGCTGCTTTACTGTTGTGGTTGTATGCGTAA
- the ftsB gene encoding cell division protein FtsB: MRVFAVALMVLLGILQYTLWFGKNGVSDYQKVSSEIAAQEKVNANLHERNQEMFAEIDDLRKGKDAIEERARHELGLVKKGETFYRIIGDDNKEDAQ; the protein is encoded by the coding sequence ATGCGCGTCTTTGCAGTGGCATTGATGGTATTACTCGGCATTTTGCAATACACACTTTGGTTTGGAAAAAACGGAGTGTCGGATTATCAAAAAGTGTCGAGTGAAATCGCAGCCCAAGAAAAAGTGAATGCGAATTTGCATGAGCGTAATCAAGAAATGTTTGCGGAGATCGATGATTTGCGCAAAGGAAAAGATGCGATTGAAGAGCGGGCACGCCATGAGCTCGGTTTGGTAAAAAAAGGCGAAACGTTTTATCGCATTATTGGGGACGACAATAAGGAAGACGCTCAATGA
- the ispD gene encoding 2-C-methyl-D-erythritol 4-phosphate cytidylyltransferase codes for MATITAIVPAAGIGSRMRADRPKQYLSLLGKTVLEHTVEKLLSHPNIGQVVVAVSDDDPYYAQLALAQHPRVISVRGGDERAHSVLSALDYVHHHIPSEWVMVHDAARPCVHLSDITQLIDAVITHDVGGILAAPVRDTMKRSGADNSITHTVDRQALWHALTPQMFRTEALLTTLGDALQQGVTLTDEASAFEWIGQQPALIAGRSDNIKITQPEDLALAEFYLRRDKEST; via the coding sequence ATCGCAACAATTACAGCGATTGTTCCCGCGGCGGGTATTGGCAGCCGCATGAGAGCCGATCGTCCCAAGCAATATTTGTCGTTACTAGGCAAAACCGTGTTAGAGCACACGGTCGAGAAACTGCTCAGCCATCCCAATATTGGTCAGGTGGTGGTCGCGGTGAGTGATGATGATCCTTACTATGCACAGTTAGCCCTCGCTCAACACCCACGGGTTATTTCTGTGCGTGGTGGCGATGAACGTGCACATTCGGTGCTGTCAGCGTTAGACTATGTCCACCATCACATACCAAGCGAATGGGTTATGGTGCACGATGCGGCGAGACCGTGTGTGCATTTGTCCGATATTACCCAGTTGATTGACGCTGTGATCACTCATGATGTTGGGGGCATTTTGGCTGCGCCAGTTCGCGATACCATGAAGCGTTCCGGAGCCGATAATTCCATTACTCATACCGTTGACAGGCAAGCGCTGTGGCATGCGCTTACGCCGCAAATGTTTCGTACTGAGGCGTTATTAACAACATTAGGGGATGCTCTGCAACAAGGTGTCACTTTAACGGATGAAGCCTCGGCATTTGAATGGATCGGCCAACAGCCAGCGCTTATTGCTGGGCGTTCTGATAATATTAAAATTACTCAACCTGAAGATCTCGCATTAGCCGAGTTTTATTTACGACGTGATAAGGAGTCGACATGA
- the ispF gene encoding 2-C-methyl-D-erythritol 2,4-cyclodiphosphate synthase: MIRVGHGFDVHKFGGEGPVIIGGVAIPYELGLIAHSDGDVALHALCDALLGAIAEGDIGRHFPDTDDQWKGANSRDLLKDVYRRVKECGYILGNTDITIIAQAPKMAPHIEDMCAAIAHDLECELGQVNVKATTSERLGFTGRKEGIACEAVVLLTRA, encoded by the coding sequence ATGATACGAGTTGGCCATGGTTTTGATGTACATAAATTTGGTGGCGAAGGCCCGGTGATAATTGGTGGTGTGGCCATTCCTTATGAACTCGGTTTGATTGCTCACTCTGATGGTGATGTGGCTTTGCATGCGCTCTGTGATGCGTTGTTAGGTGCCATCGCTGAAGGCGATATTGGCCGACACTTCCCTGATACTGACGATCAATGGAAGGGAGCGAACAGTCGTGATTTACTCAAAGATGTGTATCGCCGTGTTAAAGAGTGTGGCTATATTTTAGGCAATACCGATATCACCATTATTGCGCAAGCCCCTAAGATGGCGCCCCATATTGAAGACATGTGTGCCGCGATTGCTCACGATCTCGAATGTGAACTTGGGCAAGTCAATGTGAAAGCAACGACCAGTGAACGCCTCGGATTTACTGGGCGTAAAGAAGGCATTGCATGTGAAGCTGTGGTGTTGTTGACCCGAGCGTAA
- the truD gene encoding tRNA pseudouridine(13) synthase TruD, producing MTDILSPFAYLCGQPTAKAKLKAKPEHFRVIENLGYDLSGQGEHWMVRIRKTGENTSFVANELAKACGVKSKDVSWAGLKDRHAVTEQWLSVHLPGHVEPDLTDFLQAHDTIEVLETTRHHKKLRPGDLQGNAFEVVLSEVTDVEDVLARLATVKEQGVPNYFGSQRFGREGNNLHEARRWGRENVRTRNSNKRSMYLSTARSWIFNHIVSQRIEQGIFDRVMVGDVVQSNGELRLVDEAMVPSLQADVDQQQAMITAAMAGDNALPTQGQVLDIEQSCLDQEDDLMALIRGNRMRHDRRGVSLHAQNFHWSVDNDMITLKFELDSGSFATAITRELIDEIPVERQYD from the coding sequence ATGACAGATATATTATCCCCTTTTGCTTATTTGTGCGGCCAACCGACAGCGAAAGCGAAGTTAAAAGCGAAACCTGAGCATTTTCGAGTCATAGAAAACTTAGGCTACGATCTTTCAGGCCAGGGTGAGCATTGGATGGTACGCATTCGCAAAACCGGTGAAAATACCAGTTTTGTCGCCAATGAACTGGCGAAAGCTTGTGGCGTGAAATCCAAAGATGTCAGTTGGGCAGGATTGAAAGATCGCCATGCCGTGACTGAGCAGTGGCTGAGTGTGCATCTTCCCGGTCATGTGGAACCGGATCTGACGGATTTTTTGCAAGCGCACGACACCATTGAGGTGCTAGAAACCACACGCCATCATAAAAAATTGCGCCCGGGTGATTTACAAGGCAATGCCTTTGAAGTGGTGCTCTCTGAAGTGACCGATGTCGAGGATGTGTTGGCTCGCTTGGCAACGGTAAAAGAGCAGGGGGTTCCCAATTACTTTGGTAGCCAACGCTTTGGTCGTGAGGGCAATAATTTACACGAAGCCCGTCGTTGGGGACGCGAAAACGTACGCACTCGGAATAGCAACAAGCGCAGTATGTATCTTTCGACCGCACGTTCTTGGATATTTAACCACATTGTCTCTCAGCGTATTGAGCAGGGGATTTTTGATCGTGTGATGGTTGGCGATGTGGTGCAAAGCAACGGCGAGTTGCGCTTAGTTGATGAGGCGATGGTCCCATCACTGCAGGCGGATGTGGATCAGCAACAAGCGATGATCACTGCTGCCATGGCGGGTGATAATGCGCTACCTACGCAAGGGCAAGTGTTAGACATTGAACAGTCTTGCCTTGATCAAGAAGACGACCTTATGGCCTTGATTCGCGGTAATCGGATGCGTCATGATCGTCGTGGGGTGTCTTTGCACGCGCAAAACTTTCACTGGAGTGTCGATAACGATATGATTACATTAAAATTCGAGTTGGATTCTGGTAGTTTTGCTACTGCAATCACTCGCGAGCTTATCGACGAAATCCCAGTAGAGCGTCAGTATGACTGA
- the surE gene encoding 5'/3'-nucleotidase SurE has protein sequence MTEKKLKILLSNDDGVHAEGIRVLAEALQDIATITIVAPDRNRSGASNSLTLEHPLRVHEIAPRCYSVQGTPTDCVHFALNELMQDCRPDLVLTGINHGANLGDDVLYSGTVAAAMEGHFLGVSAMAFSLVGKQCFTTAAQIAKQLVLQHIANPIPDNRLLNINVPDILLEHIKGIQTTRLGARHHAEAMIRQQDPRGHDIYWLGPPGQKQDAGQGTDFHATECGYVSVTPLQVDLTAHEAMNSINQWLKG, from the coding sequence ATGACTGAAAAAAAACTCAAGATATTACTCAGTAATGATGATGGCGTCCATGCAGAGGGCATTCGTGTTCTTGCTGAAGCGCTGCAAGACATTGCGACGATCACCATCGTCGCACCTGATCGCAATCGGTCGGGGGCATCTAACTCGCTCACTTTAGAACATCCCTTACGAGTTCATGAAATTGCTCCGCGCTGTTATTCCGTGCAAGGTACACCGACAGATTGTGTGCATTTTGCATTGAACGAACTGATGCAAGACTGCCGTCCTGACTTGGTTCTAACGGGCATTAACCATGGTGCCAATCTAGGGGACGATGTGCTGTACTCTGGGACTGTTGCCGCTGCGATGGAAGGGCATTTTCTGGGCGTGTCAGCGATGGCCTTTTCCCTCGTCGGAAAGCAGTGTTTTACTACAGCCGCACAGATTGCGAAGCAGTTAGTTTTACAGCATATTGCCAATCCGATCCCTGATAATCGCCTGTTGAATATCAATGTGCCAGATATTTTGTTAGAGCATATCAAGGGAATACAAACCACGCGTTTAGGGGCTCGTCATCATGCTGAAGCCATGATTCGTCAGCAAGATCCGCGTGGCCATGATATTTATTGGCTTGGTCCTCCCGGGCAAAAACAAGATGCGGGTCAAGGTACTGATTTTCATGCAACGGAATGTGGCTATGTGTCGGTGACGCCTTTACAGGTCGATTTGACCGCTCATGAAGCAATGAACTCTATAAATCAATGGTTGAAAGGGTAG
- a CDS encoding protein-L-isoaspartate(D-aspartate) O-methyltransferase — protein sequence MANPKAEKLVQFLAEQGINDERVLAAMYALPRDQFVSQAMMHQAYDNNALPIGQGQTISQPYIVAKMTQLLDLTPQSRVLEIGTGSGYQTAVLSQLVEHVYSVERIKSLQWDAKRRLKKLDIYNVSTKHSDGWEGWASKAPFDAIIVTAAADNIPQALIEQLADHGRLIIPVGSEQQQLYKVVRQGGTYLSQPVEEVRFVPLVAGELA from the coding sequence ATGGCGAACCCCAAAGCTGAAAAGTTAGTTCAGTTTTTGGCCGAGCAAGGCATTAATGATGAGCGTGTGTTGGCCGCGATGTACGCGTTGCCAAGGGATCAGTTTGTATCGCAAGCAATGATGCATCAAGCGTATGATAATAATGCACTGCCTATCGGACAGGGACAAACTATCTCTCAGCCCTATATTGTGGCAAAAATGACCCAGTTACTCGATCTCACGCCTCAGAGTCGTGTTCTTGAAATTGGCACGGGATCGGGGTATCAAACGGCGGTGTTATCCCAATTGGTCGAACATGTGTATTCGGTGGAGCGGATCAAATCGTTACAGTGGGATGCAAAGCGACGTCTGAAGAAACTCGACATCTATAACGTCTCAACGAAACACAGTGATGGCTGGGAAGGCTGGGCCAGTAAAGCGCCTTTTGATGCGATCATCGTGACCGCCGCTGCGGATAACATACCTCAGGCATTGATTGAACAATTAGCCGATCATGGCCGATTGATCATTCCTGTTGGCAGTGAGCAGCAGCAACTCTATAAAGTGGTTCGTCAAGGCGGCACTTACTTATCTCAACCGGTTGAAGAAGTCCGCTTCGTCCCTTTAGTCGCAGGTGAACTCGCATAA
- a CDS encoding peptidoglycan DD-metalloendopeptidase family protein produces MNHSQLKSAVLMTTLSSVLLGCAPHAPAPVSGLGKDYDSISRGSYRGSYYVVKPGDTLYFISYVTDKSIKEIISYNKLTSPYVIHPGDKLNLWKPKYEAPAYGHKSRSGEQKITTPSVPSPSGAVFPHVAKATSSSKKAKNTSKGGSKTTKRGIDSTKTKEYVGGERKDSVNASLDNTHFSNQKITKWYWPTKGRVVRNYSSGNQGNRGIDIAGQRGQSITAAAAGVVVYSGNALRGYGNLIIIKHNDDYISAYAHNDKLLVKEGQNVRGGQKIATMGSSGASSVRLHFEVRYKGKSVNPKRYLP; encoded by the coding sequence ATGAATCATTCCCAACTCAAATCTGCCGTGCTGATGACCACGTTATCTAGTGTTTTACTAGGATGTGCTCCCCATGCACCAGCACCGGTTTCTGGGTTGGGAAAAGATTATGACTCGATCAGCCGTGGCAGCTACCGTGGTAGTTACTACGTGGTCAAACCGGGTGATACGTTGTATTTTATCTCCTATGTTACTGATAAAAGCATCAAAGAAATAATTAGTTACAATAAATTGACGTCTCCTTACGTTATTCACCCTGGTGACAAACTCAATTTATGGAAGCCAAAATATGAAGCCCCTGCTTATGGTCATAAGTCTAGGTCTGGTGAGCAAAAAATAACCACACCTTCGGTTCCCTCCCCAAGCGGCGCTGTTTTTCCTCATGTCGCAAAAGCCACATCATCCTCTAAAAAGGCTAAAAATACCTCTAAAGGGGGTAGTAAAACCACCAAACGGGGGATTGATTCAACAAAAACAAAAGAGTATGTTGGTGGTGAACGTAAAGATAGTGTAAACGCGAGTTTGGATAATACGCATTTTAGTAACCAAAAAATTACGAAATGGTATTGGCCAACAAAAGGTCGAGTGGTGAGAAACTACTCTTCGGGGAACCAAGGTAATCGAGGTATCGATATTGCGGGTCAACGAGGACAATCCATCACTGCGGCAGCAGCAGGGGTTGTGGTTTATTCTGGAAATGCGTTACGAGGATACGGCAACCTTATCATTATCAAACATAATGATGATTACATTAGCGCTTACGCTCACAATGACAAGTTGTTAGTCAAGGAAGGACAAAATGTGAGAGGTGGGCAAAAGATCGCCACTATGGGCAGTTCAGGGGCATCCAGCGTTCGATTACATTTTGAAGTTCGTTATAAAGGTAAATCCGTTAATCCTAAACGTTATTTACCGTAA
- the rpoS gene encoding RNA polymerase sigma factor RpoS, translating to MSISNTATKVEEFEFDATQYDVTDSSSTKKTANAQDDFEVSSKSLDATQMYLSEIGFSPLLTAEEEVLYARRALRGCDTARKRMIESNLRLVVKISRRYGNRGLALLDLIEEGNLGLIRAVEKFDPERGFRFSTYATWWIRQTIERALMNQTRTIRLPIHVVKELNIYLRTARELSQRLDHEPTAEEIAQELDKPVEDVSKMLRLNERISSVDTPIGGDGDKALLDIIPDGHHSDPEVSTQDNDIKASLVNWLDELNPKQKEVLARRFGLLGYEPSTLEEVGREISLTRERVRQIQVEGLRRLREILVKQGLSMEALFNVEAEF from the coding sequence ATGAGTATTAGTAACACTGCTACAAAAGTAGAAGAATTTGAATTCGACGCAACGCAATACGATGTGACAGATTCAAGTTCAACCAAAAAAACGGCCAATGCTCAAGATGACTTTGAAGTCTCATCAAAAAGTTTAGATGCGACTCAAATGTACTTAAGCGAAATTGGTTTCTCACCACTATTAACAGCAGAAGAAGAAGTGTTATATGCTCGACGTGCGTTACGTGGTTGCGATACTGCGCGCAAACGTATGATCGAAAGTAATTTACGCTTAGTTGTTAAAATCTCTCGTCGTTATGGCAACCGCGGTTTGGCGCTTCTTGATTTAATTGAAGAAGGCAACCTTGGTTTGATTCGTGCGGTCGAGAAATTCGACCCAGAACGTGGATTCCGTTTTTCCACCTACGCGACGTGGTGGATTCGCCAAACGATTGAGCGTGCGCTAATGAACCAAACACGAACCATTCGTTTACCGATTCATGTTGTTAAAGAATTGAATATTTATTTACGGACTGCACGTGAACTTTCACAACGTTTAGACCATGAACCTACCGCTGAAGAAATCGCTCAAGAGCTGGATAAGCCTGTTGAAGATGTCAGTAAAATGCTCCGTCTGAATGAGCGTATCAGTTCTGTGGATACACCGATTGGCGGTGATGGTGATAAAGCGTTGTTGGATATCATTCCTGATGGTCATCATTCTGATCCCGAAGTTTCGACCCAAGATAATGATATTAAAGCATCATTAGTCAACTGGTTAGATGAACTGAATCCAAAACAAAAAGAAGTGCTTGCTCGTCGTTTTGGATTGTTGGGTTACGAACCGTCAACGTTGGAAGAAGTTGGACGTGAAATCAGCCTGACTCGTGAACGTGTTCGTCAGATTCAAGTGGAAGGGCTACGGCGTCTGCGCGAAATCTTGGTCAAACAAGGGTTGAGCATGGAAGCACTCTTTAACGTTGAAGCTGAATTCTAG
- the mutS gene encoding DNA mismatch repair protein MutS, with the protein MTAEQKHTPMMQQYLKLKAENPDILLFYRMGDFYELFYDDAKRASQLLDISLTKRGASAGEPIPMAGVPFHAVENYLAKLVQQGESVAICEQIGDPATSKGPVERQVVRIVTPGTVTDEALLSERVDNLIAAIYYQDGRFGYSTLDLTSGRFQLCEPESEEAMAAELQRTAPRELLFPEDFTPVHLMEHRQGNRRRPIWEFEIDTAKQQLNQQFGTKDLIGFGVENAQRGLCAAGCLIQYVKDTQRTALPHIRSLTFDRQDQSVILDAATRRNLELTQNLSGGVDNTLAEVLDHCATAMGSRMLKRWIHQPMRHIEALNQRLDAIAEFKETGLFSDIQPVLKSIGDIERILARLALRSARPRDLARLRNALQQLDELSEITQDLQHPYLHKLAQYTRPQTELCALLTSAIIDNPPVVIRDGGVIAPGYNQELDQCRDLANGATEYLEQLESEERERHGIDTLKVGYNNVHGFYIQVSRGQSHLVPPHYIRRQTLKNAERYIIPVLKEHEDKVLNSKSQALALEKKLWDQLFDQLLPHLETLQNLASALSQLDILQNLAERAETLDYCRPQLTDKTGIHIQAGRHPVVEQVMQDPFISNPIDLDPQRQMLIITGPNMGGKSTYMRQTALIALMAHIGSFVPAQQATIGLLDRIFTRIGASDDLASGRSTFMVEMTETANILHNATAQSLVLMDEIGRGTSTYDGLSLAWASAEWLAKKIGALTLFATHYFELTELPELLPNLVNVHLDAVEHGETIAFMHSVNEGAASKSYGLAVAGLAGVPKTVIKNARQKLAQLEQIGHQAAPSPQNSVDVANQLSLIPEPSDVEQHLANVDPNDLSPRQALELIYQLKGML; encoded by the coding sequence GTGACTGCTGAGCAAAAACACACTCCGATGATGCAGCAATATCTGAAACTCAAAGCTGAGAATCCAGATATTTTGTTATTTTACCGTATGGGAGACTTTTACGAACTCTTTTACGATGATGCCAAACGAGCGTCTCAATTACTTGATATCTCGCTAACCAAACGGGGTGCCTCAGCAGGTGAACCTATTCCTATGGCCGGCGTTCCTTTCCACGCCGTGGAAAACTACTTAGCCAAATTAGTGCAGCAAGGCGAATCCGTTGCGATTTGTGAACAAATTGGTGACCCAGCCACCAGCAAAGGTCCGGTTGAACGCCAAGTGGTGCGCATTGTCACTCCAGGAACCGTCACGGATGAAGCGTTGCTTTCAGAACGCGTCGATAACCTCATTGCCGCCATCTATTACCAAGATGGTCGTTTTGGGTATTCTACGCTGGATTTAACCTCAGGTCGCTTCCAATTGTGTGAACCCGAGTCGGAAGAAGCCATGGCGGCAGAATTACAACGCACCGCCCCACGAGAACTGCTTTTCCCGGAAGATTTTACCCCTGTCCATTTGATGGAGCACCGACAAGGCAACCGACGTCGCCCTATCTGGGAATTCGAGATTGATACTGCGAAGCAGCAATTAAATCAGCAGTTTGGTACCAAAGATTTGATCGGTTTTGGGGTGGAAAATGCACAGCGCGGCTTATGTGCGGCCGGCTGTTTAATCCAGTACGTCAAAGACACGCAACGCACAGCGCTGCCACACATTCGCTCATTAACGTTTGATCGACAAGATCAGTCGGTTATCTTAGATGCCGCGACACGACGTAATCTCGAACTGACTCAAAACTTATCAGGCGGTGTCGATAATACGTTAGCCGAGGTCCTCGATCATTGCGCCACTGCAATGGGAAGCCGGATGTTAAAGCGTTGGATTCACCAACCCATGCGCCACATTGAGGCTTTGAATCAGCGTTTGGATGCCATTGCGGAATTCAAAGAAACTGGCTTATTCAGCGATATTCAGCCAGTCCTTAAATCGATAGGCGACATTGAACGGATTTTAGCGCGTTTAGCTCTGCGCTCTGCACGGCCACGTGATTTGGCGCGCCTGCGTAATGCACTGCAACAATTGGATGAATTAAGTGAGATCACTCAAGACCTTCAACATCCCTATTTACATAAGCTCGCACAATACACGCGCCCTCAAACCGAGTTATGTGCATTACTGACCTCGGCCATTATTGATAATCCGCCCGTAGTGATTCGCGATGGGGGGGTAATCGCGCCGGGCTACAATCAAGAATTGGATCAGTGCCGCGATCTGGCCAACGGTGCCACCGAATACTTAGAACAACTAGAAAGTGAAGAGCGTGAGCGTCATGGCATTGATACGCTCAAGGTCGGCTATAACAACGTCCATGGCTTTTATATTCAAGTCAGCCGTGGACAAAGCCACTTAGTGCCGCCTCACTATATTCGCCGCCAGACCTTAAAAAACGCAGAACGCTATATCATTCCTGTCCTAAAAGAACATGAAGATAAAGTGCTGAATTCCAAATCTCAAGCTCTGGCGCTCGAGAAGAAGTTATGGGATCAATTGTTTGATCAGCTACTTCCTCACTTAGAGACTCTGCAAAATCTGGCATCGGCTCTCTCTCAGCTCGATATTTTACAAAACTTAGCTGAGCGGGCAGAAACGTTAGATTATTGCCGCCCGCAATTGACCGATAAAACAGGGATCCACATTCAAGCCGGTCGCCACCCTGTGGTGGAGCAAGTCATGCAAGATCCTTTCATTTCGAACCCTATCGATCTCGATCCACAACGCCAAATGTTGATCATTACAGGACCGAACATGGGGGGTAAATCAACCTATATGCGACAAACCGCGCTCATTGCATTAATGGCACATATCGGCTCATTTGTTCCGGCTCAGCAAGCCACTATTGGGTTACTCGACCGTATCTTTACCCGTATTGGTGCCTCGGATGATCTCGCCTCTGGTCGATCAACCTTTATGGTAGAAATGACTGAAACAGCCAATATTTTGCATAACGCGACCGCTCAAAGCTTAGTACTCATGGATGAAATTGGTCGTGGAACCAGCACCTATGATGGTTTATCACTGGCATGGGCCAGCGCAGAATGGTTGGCGAAAAAAATTGGTGCGTTAACGTTATTTGCCACCCACTACTTCGAACTGACAGAGTTACCAGAACTGCTGCCAAACTTGGTCAATGTGCATTTAGACGCGGTGGAGCACGGTGAGACCATTGCCTTTATGCACTCGGTCAATGAAGGCGCAGCAAGCAAATCTTACGGGCTCGCGGTAGCAGGACTGGCGGGTGTGCCGAAAACCGTGATTAAAAATGCCCGCCAGAAATTGGCTCAATTAGAACAAATCGGTCATCAGGCCGCTCCCTCACCACAAAACTCAGTGGATGTCGCTAATCAGCTGAGCCTGATCCCCGAGCCGAGTGACGTCGAGCAACACCTAGCCAATGTGGATCCAAACGATCTTTCGCCGCGTCAGGCATTAGAATTGATCTATCAATTAAAAGGCATGCTTTAA